One Candidatus Margulisiibacteriota bacterium genomic region harbors:
- the purS gene encoding phosphoribosylformylglycinamidine synthase subunit PurS, giving the protein MARVKVFVYPKKGVLDPQGKTVESALHTLGYKKATNVRIGKYIELDLPDGDNKAMIDEMCRKLLVNLVIEDYHFEVVA; this is encoded by the coding sequence ATGGCCAGAGTTAAAGTCTTTGTCTATCCAAAAAAAGGGGTTTTAGATCCGCAGGGGAAGACGGTTGAATCGGCCTTGCATACGCTTGGTTATAAAAAGGCAACCAATGTCAGGATCGGCAAGTATATTGAACTTGACCTGCCGGATGGGGACAATAAAGCGATGATCGATGAAATGTGCCGCAAACTGCTGGTCAACCTGGTGATCGAGGACTATCATTTTGAGGTTGTCGCATGA